The following is a genomic window from Dama dama isolate Ldn47 chromosome 4, ASM3311817v1, whole genome shotgun sequence.
CAAGTCCTGCAACCCGCCCAGACCCATGCAGTGGGGCCCAACCAGATTATTGCACCCCCCCGCCCCTCACCACAAGGAACAAATGCCGCAAATGTTGTGATCTCGCCTACCCCTACCCCCTCTCTTCAGCTAACCCGGACAGACCCACCAGAAACCCAAGAACCCCTGTGGGCCTTGATCAAAGAAACCTACGGGGCCCTTAACCACTCCAATCCTAATGCGACTCAATCCTGCTGGCTTTGCTACACCTTACACCCACCTTACTACGAGGCCGTGGGCTTAAATGCCACCTACAACTTATCCACTCTCTCCAACCCAccacagtgttcttggggagacCGCAAGGTGGGCCTTACCATGAAATATGTATGGGGTTCGGGGACCTGCTTAGGCACGGTTCCTACAGATAAACAAACCCTGTGCGCTCAGACTGACAATGACACCAACTTCACCAATGAGACCTACGTCATTCCCGAAATCGGGGGGTGGTGGGTATGCTCAAGGACTGGGCTGACGCCCTGTCTCCATTTGGCTGTCTTCGACCAGAGCAGGGAATTCTGTGTCATGGTAGTGGTAGTACCCAAGGTTACATACCACCCAGAAGAGGTCCTCTACAACTTTTGGGACCAAGATACCCCAGCTCCTAGACATAAGAGGGAGCCCGTTACAGCTATTACTCTAGCAGCACTGTTCACCCTGGGGGCGGCCGGAACGGGTACGGGCATTGCTTCCCTGACCACACAACATCAGGGCCTGATCACCCTGAGAGTTGCCACTGATGAAGACATTGCACGAATAGAAAAGTCTATGATGGCCTTAGAAAAATCCCTAACCTCTTTGTCAGAAGTGGTGTTACAGAACAGACGAGGCCTAGACCTGATCTTTTTACAACAAGGGGGCCTCTGTGCAGCACTCAAGGAAGAGTGTTGCTTTTACGCAGAACATACAGGGGTAGTAAGAGAGTCCATGGCCAAAGTAAGAGAAGGACTAGAGCGCAGAAAGAGGGAACGGGAAGCCCAGCAAGGTTGCTTCGAATCATGGCTCCAAaactccccctggctgaccacccTGCTCTCGACCTTAATGGGACCACTCATAATCCTCTTGTTGCTCTTAACTTTCGGGCCCTGTCTCTTAAATAAGCTCTTGGCCTTTGTCAAACAGTGGCTCAACATGGTCCAGCTGATGGTGTTGCGACAGCAGTACCAAGGTCTTCAACGAACACTCTGTGACAAAATTAACGGCAGACATTCCCTGTCATCCCGGCCACACCCTATCCCTCGCTGCCCCCATTCAGTAGGAAGAAGCCAGAGAGAACCAGCGCCCCTTGTCCTATAACAAAAAGGCCGGgatgaaaggtcggggcatgccccagAAAAAGTGCCGCAGATGAGTTCCGGAGGCTGGATAAACTTCCGGGGActgaccccctgcagcctggtccaatcaggtaccgacCCGGAGCCCTTGGACATCAACTGCTGCTGTAGCCttcgctttcttccttatatgaaaagacctggcttggacgctggccctggctataaaacccctccccacccctcatacctcgcagattCCCTTTTTCTGCTcgctcacccgcccccgggatTTCTGCCTGAGAGTGACCGCCCAATAAAGGCCTTCATCAACGGTCCTTAGAAGTGGCTTTTTCTTCCCGCGGCCTTTTCTAACATCTGGCGCCCATCAGCAGgctaatggataaggaagctgtggtacatatacaccatggaatattactcagctgttaaaaagaattcatttgaatcagttctaatgagatggacgaaactggagcccattatacagagtgaagtaagccagaaagataaagaacagtacagcatactaacacatatatatggaatttagaaagatggtaatgataaccctatatgcaaaacagaaaaagagacacagaagtacagaacagacttttgaactctgggagaaggtgagggtgggatgttttgaaagaacagcatgtatattatctatagtgaaacagaccaccagcccaggtgggatgaataagacaagtgcttgggcctggtgcactgggaagccccagaggaatcgggtggagagggaggtgggaggggggatcgggatgaggaatacatgtaactccatggctgattcatgtcaatgtatgacaaaacccactgaaatgttgtgaagtaattagcctccaactaataaagaaaaaaaaaaaaaaaaaaaaaaagaagtaagtgACAGATAAATGCTTTCCCACATTGTGTACATTTGAAAGGTTTTCTTCCTATACTAACTTTCCTATGTCTACTTAGATTGGACGAGTTACTAAAGTCTTTCCCACGTATCTGACACTTGTATTCTTTCTGTGGATTCTGAATAGTCCTCTGTTGAACAAGTTCTGAAGACTGATTAGAAGCTTTACAGTATTGACTACAATTATGTCTTCTCTCCAGGATGAATACTCTTCTTCAGAGAAAGACCTGATATCTGATAAAAGATAGTTCTACACTTACTACTTTTAGAATCCCTGTGTGAAGATTCAGGTCCCTGATGTTTCATAAAGTGTGAGTCTCCTTCAACCTCACACCCAGTTTCATTGCTTGAATACCTTCTCACACCATCATGAATACTCTTGTAATTGTTGGGGCTGGAGCTCTTATTTAAGGCTTGACTCATTTTATTGCACATGGAAAGTTGCTTCATATTAGCCATATCATGATACGTACTGAGCAATGCTGGCTGGATTACATCTCTTCCATTATCGTCAACATTATACATCATGGAATGGAGAGAAAATATCATTTGCTACAAGAATAATGACTTCTGGCTCACAGATCCCTCAAATTGAGTATATTGTGAGTTTTGcccctcatttttaaatttcaggtgTTCAGACATGCTTGAATGTATGCTTAAATGAAGTCTACATTCAGAATTGTTTGAATGAGTATTTGCAGTGGAGACTAAATCATGTTCCAAATATATCACGTTTCCTTTCAGAGAACAGGTATGTTTCAAAAGTTGAtgtaaacctttttttaaaaactaacactTCTCAGCAGATGTTGAAGACTGAAATTGGTGTCTTCCCCAATTTGACTCATgttgctcttttctttttgcattatTGTTAGCATTATGTGTAACTGTCTCAATTTCTTTATGTCCCTATAAACATTTTCTCTGTCTTTATATGCCCTTGTATATTCCCAGTGTTTTGTTAAATTAAAGTTTCTGAGGTGAAATCTTTCATATATTTCTAGGTTTGCTTCTGGAAACAAATCTTCTATCCTTGGTTTCTTTGCCATCAAATCCTGGTGTCTTATGGAGAGATAGCTGGAAGATATCAAATAACAAGTAATTTTGCCTACTATTCTCAGTGAACATCCTTAAAGATATACAGAAAGTTGATGAACCCTTcactagtttaaaaataaaatagagacagaAGGATCAAGATGCCAGAGGATCTCTCTCCACAAGCACATGAAGAATACATCAGAAACGGAACACTTCTCACAGAGCCCAGCTGGACACTAGCAGAGGCCCTTGGAAATCTACAAGGACAGATACATTCCTGCTGAGCCAGGTAggacaagagaaagaagaaggaaaaagaagagaagagaaagtgggagaagaaggaaaaggaagaggagaggaagtggGATGGGGCCTGCAACCCTGGGGGGGACATGAAAGTGAGGAGCGGTCTGCACATCCGGGGAAGCCCCTCGTTGGGAAGCTCAGTTTGGACAGGAGGAGAGCCTCATTCTCTGTGGGAGAGAACATGGCAACCAGCGTGTGGCAGTAGGACAGGGTGAGACCTGCACACGGGGGCCtgacc
Proteins encoded in this region:
- the LOC133055199 gene encoding MLV-related proviral Env polyprotein-like; amino-acid sequence: MWDSLLWVTLGVLGVLEKGEHTYQNPHQPFQVTWILKNGETYEELNQTTATQLKDKWWPDLYFNLTKLIEQSGYSKCRVRSLGFYACPGHQRENIKTCGGMVSRYCKSWGCVTSNDGYRKWSVTKPDLINMSFTDPLPKSDWQGQPSNPGQCSDQVRLSFTQQGRAENRWISGLSWGVVIYDTYVTGDNSATLYVQQVLQPAQTHAVGPNQIIAPPRPSPQGTNAANVVISPTPTPSLQLTRTDPPETQEPLWALIKETYGALNHSNPNATQSCWLCYTLHPPYYEAVGLNATYNLSTLSNPPQCSWGDRKVGLTMKYVWGSGTCLGTVPTDKQTLCAQTDNDTNFTNETYVIPEIGGWWVCSRTGLTPCLHLAVFDQSREFCVMVVVVPKVTYHPEEVLYNFWDQDTPAPRHKREPVTAITLAALFTLGAAGTGTGIASLTTQHQGLITLRVATDEDIARIEKSMMALEKSLTSLSEVVLQNRRGLDLIFLQQGGLCAALKEECCFYAEHTGVVRESMAKVREGLERRKREREAQQGCFESWLQNSPWLTTLLSTLMGPLIILLLLLTFGPCLLNKLLAFVKQWLNMVQLMVLRQQYQGLQRTLCDKINGRHSLSSRPHPIPRCPHSVGRSQREPAPLVL